Proteins encoded together in one Acanthochromis polyacanthus isolate Apoly-LR-REF ecotype Palm Island chromosome 12, KAUST_Apoly_ChrSc, whole genome shotgun sequence window:
- the elp6 gene encoding elongator complex protein 6 translates to MFTELNSILNSTPDSFTKREFILVSDRQSDASFLIHHFLSFYLRARCKVCFLGLVQSFSHYSAISQRMGVSLAQAKEKGQLIFLEGLKESLSILIPQESNTENQAMDFLRDPTVGLRSLYKFVQSSLTSSSSGEDGTEEWGPSVLLVDDISVLLSLGVSARAVLDFSHYCKAMVCSQLQGNMVMLVRCDEGDDGDDEGSELLLRGLTHQCSLTLHVQGLPTGYCRDIHGQMEVCWRRRQGDGQHTQKKLFQYKVHDKGASFFARGTSSAVL, encoded by the exons ATGTTTACAGAACTCAACAGTATCTTGAACAGCACTCCCGACAGCTTCACAAAG AGAGAATTTATCTTGgtgtcagacagacagagtgaTGCCTCTTTCCTCATCCACCACTTCCTTTCTTTCTACCTACGAG CGCGATGCAAAGTGTGTTTTCTGGGTCTGGTGCAGTCCTTCAGTCACTACAGTGCAATCAGTCAAAGAATG GGTGTAAGTCTAGCACAGGCAAAGGAGAAAGGTCAGCTGATCTTCCTTGAGGGACTGAAGGAGTCGCTGTCTATTTTGATCCCTCAAGAAAGCAACACTGAAAATCAAGCCATGGATTTCCTGAG GGATCCTACTGTTGGCCTGCGGAGTCTGTACAAGTTTGTCCAGTCCAGTTTGACCAGTTCCAGTAGTGGGGAAGATGGCACAGAGGAGTGGGGACCGTCTGTGTTGCTGGTGGATGACATCAGTGTGCTGTTGAGTCTGGGAGTGAGTGCCAGAGCCGTGTTGGACTTCAGCCACTACTGCAAAGCCATGGTCTGCTCTCAGCTACAG GGAAACATGGTGATGCTGGTGCGCTGCGATGAGGGGGATGACGGAGATGATGAAGGCTCAGAGCTGCTCCTTAGGGGTCTGACCCACCAGTGTAGCCTCACCCTTCATGTTCAGGGTCTCCCAACTGGCTACTGCAGGGACATACATGGgcag ATGGAGGTGTGTTGGAGGAGGAGACAAGGTGATGGACAGCACACACAGAAGAAACTCTTTCAGTATAAGGTCCACGATAAGGGAGCTTCCTTCTTCGCTCGAGGGACATCCAGTGCTGTGCTTTAG